From the Toxoplasma gondii ME49 chromosome VIIa, whole genome shotgun sequence genome, one window contains:
- a CDS encoding hypothetical protein (encoded by transcript TGME49_206700), producing MAQEKTSSLYRMHEEIRLTRTAEAITEYPNQLLRLVEEEISMHYRHAHECRRRIAVANRQHSDPGEAAAYELAHAVAEKNIIIALRVRGAYHHERLRLLERMAVDSCGQFEAFDGDTIEKLADREKLQLKRLCEVEHRRREKHAWKVASERNGKFTAVADVVFEKDCLLEDPWTDAPRDEDEALSSPWSASPPEKPRVKLFTAGRVCRLPLHKAEQLCARRLVRLLRTVDCGWIPRSHAF from the exons ATGGCACAGGAAAAGACGAGCTCTTTGTATCGCATGCACGAGGAAATTCGCCTCACCCGAACGGCTGAAGCCATCACGGAGTATCCAAATCaacttctccgtctcgtggAAGAGGAGATTTCAATGCACTACAGACACGCGCACGAGTGCCGCAGACGCATTGCCGT GGCGAATCGACAGCACTCAGACCCAGGCGAAGCTGCGGCGTACGagctggcgcatgcagtggcgGAAAAAAACATAATCATTGCGTTGCGAGTTCGCGGGGCCTACCACCATGAGCGGCTGCGTCTGCTCGAGCGAATGGCTGTCGACTCGTGTGGCCAGTTCGAGGCGttcgacggagacaccaTTGAAAAGCTCGCAGATCGGGAAAAGTTGCAGTTGAAGCGATTGTGCGAAGTCGAGCACagacgaagggagaaacACGCGTGGAAAGTCGCCTCGGAGCGCAACGGAAAGTTTACAGCG GTCGCAGACGTAGTCTTTGAGAAAGATTGCTTGCTAGAGGATCCGTGGACAGACGCGCcacgagacgaagacgaagcccTCAGCTCGCCTTGGAGCGCATCGCCTCCAGAGAAACCTCGAGTCAAGTTGTTTACGGCAGGAAGAGTTTGCCGCTTGCCGCTCCACAAAGCGGAGCAGTTGTGTGCACGCCGCCTCGTGCGTCTGCTGCGCACTGTGGATTGCGGCTGGATCCCGCGGTCGCATGCATTTTAG